In the genome of Neodiprion pinetum isolate iyNeoPine1 chromosome 2, iyNeoPine1.2, whole genome shotgun sequence, one region contains:
- the LOC124213168 gene encoding transformer 2 isoform X1 — protein MSDIERSGSRSASPRRPRTADGGPRDSRSRSRSRKSRERKESHRPNKDYSRSRSRSGSRGRKPYRTSKYTGAGHRGSSRSRSRSPYRGGRYSRSRSRSYSRSRYSRERDRNIYRSHSRSPMSSRRRHVGNRDNPCPSRCLGVFGLSIYTTEQQIHQIFSKYGPVERVQVVIDAKTGRSRGFCFVYFESSEDAKVAKEQCTGMEIDGRRIRVDFSITQRAHTPTPGIYMGKPTHLHDRSWEGGSRRREGSGYRGSHRRSPSPYYNSSSRRRTRYERSRSRSYSPPGAISVVESRPLVLRSVCCVF, from the exons ATGAGTGACATAGAG cGAAGTGGTAGTCGCAGCGCTAGCCCCAGAAGGCCAAGAACAGCAGATGGAGGACCGAGAGATTCGCGTTCCAGATCCAGATCACGCAAGTCAAGGGAAAGGAAGGAGAGTCATCGTCCAAACAAGGACTATTCAAGGTCAAGGAGCAGATCAGGTTCAAGAGGTCGTAAACCGTACCGTACCAGCAAATACACAGGGGCTGGACACCGAGGAAGCAGCCGCAGTCGCAGCCGCTCGCCCTATCGGGGTGGGCGCTACTCTCGCAGCAGGTCTCGTTCGTACTCGCGCTCGCGCTACTCTCGCGAGAGAGACAGGAACATTTACCGATCGCACTCCCGCAGCCCCATGTCTTCGAGGCGGCGCCATGTCGGTAACCGGGACAACCCCTGCCCCTCCCGATGCCTTGGTGTCTTCGGCCTATCAATCTATACGACTGAGCAGCAGATTCATCAAATCTTCTCCAAATATGGTCCAGTCGAACGAGTGCAAGTCGTCATTGATGCCAAG ACTGGACGGTCGAGAGGCTTTTGCTTTGTATACTTTGAGTCATCTGAAGATGCTAAAGTCGCCAAGGAACAGTGTACAGGAATGGAGATTGATGGTCGACGGATACGAGTAGATTTTTCTATTACTCAACGAGCACATACACCAACTCCCGGCATTTATATGGGGAAGCCAACTCATTTGCATGATAGAAGTTGGGAAGGAGGATCCAGACGTAGAGA agGGAGTGGATACAGAGGAAGCCATAGGAGGTCACCCAGCCCTTATTATAACAGTAGTAGTCGTCGCCGCACACGCTATGAACGGTCAAGGTCACGGTCATATTCGCCCC CTGGTGCTATTTCCGTCGTAGAGTCTCGGCCGTTGGTTCTACGCTCtgtttgctgcgttttctga
- the LOC124213168 gene encoding transformer 2 isoform X3 yields the protein MSDIERSGSRSASPRRPRTADGGPRDSRSRSRSRKSRERKESHRPNKDYSRSRSRSGSRGRKPYRTSKYTGAGHRGSSRSRSRSPYRGGRYSRSRSRSYSRSRYSRERDRNIYRSHSRSPMSSRRRHVGNRDNPCPSRCLGVFGLSIYTTEQQIHQIFSKYGPVERVQVVIDAKTGRSRGFCFVYFESSEDAKVAKEQCTGMEIDGRRIRVDFSITQRAHTPTPGIYMGKPTHLHDRSWEGGSRRREGSGYRGSHRRSPSPYYNSSSRRRTRYERSRSRSYSPRRY from the exons ATGAGTGACATAGAG cGAAGTGGTAGTCGCAGCGCTAGCCCCAGAAGGCCAAGAACAGCAGATGGAGGACCGAGAGATTCGCGTTCCAGATCCAGATCACGCAAGTCAAGGGAAAGGAAGGAGAGTCATCGTCCAAACAAGGACTATTCAAGGTCAAGGAGCAGATCAGGTTCAAGAGGTCGTAAACCGTACCGTACCAGCAAATACACAGGGGCTGGACACCGAGGAAGCAGCCGCAGTCGCAGCCGCTCGCCCTATCGGGGTGGGCGCTACTCTCGCAGCAGGTCTCGTTCGTACTCGCGCTCGCGCTACTCTCGCGAGAGAGACAGGAACATTTACCGATCGCACTCCCGCAGCCCCATGTCTTCGAGGCGGCGCCATGTCGGTAACCGGGACAACCCCTGCCCCTCCCGATGCCTTGGTGTCTTCGGCCTATCAATCTATACGACTGAGCAGCAGATTCATCAAATCTTCTCCAAATATGGTCCAGTCGAACGAGTGCAAGTCGTCATTGATGCCAAG ACTGGACGGTCGAGAGGCTTTTGCTTTGTATACTTTGAGTCATCTGAAGATGCTAAAGTCGCCAAGGAACAGTGTACAGGAATGGAGATTGATGGTCGACGGATACGAGTAGATTTTTCTATTACTCAACGAGCACATACACCAACTCCCGGCATTTATATGGGGAAGCCAACTCATTTGCATGATAGAAGTTGGGAAGGAGGATCCAGACGTAGAGA agGGAGTGGATACAGAGGAAGCCATAGGAGGTCACCCAGCCCTTATTATAACAGTAGTAGTCGTCGCCGCACACGCTATGAACGGTCAAGGTCACGGTCATATTCGCCCC GTCGATATTAA
- the LOC124213168 gene encoding transformer 2 isoform X5 encodes MSDIERSGSRSASPRRPRTADGGPRDSRSRSRSRKSRERKESHRPNKDYSRSRSRSGSRGRKPYRTSKYTGAGHRGSSRSRSRSPYRGGRYSRSSPMSSRRRHVGNRDNPCPSRCLGVFGLSIYTTEQQIHQIFSKYGPVERVQVVIDAKTGRSRGFCFVYFESSEDAKVAKEQCTGMEIDGRRIRVDFSITQRAHTPTPGIYMGKPTHLHDRSWEGGSRRREGSGYRGSHRRSPSPYYNSSSRRRTRYERSRSRSYSPRFESRGIG; translated from the exons ATGAGTGACATAGAG cGAAGTGGTAGTCGCAGCGCTAGCCCCAGAAGGCCAAGAACAGCAGATGGAGGACCGAGAGATTCGCGTTCCAGATCCAGATCACGCAAGTCAAGGGAAAGGAAGGAGAGTCATCGTCCAAACAAGGACTATTCAAGGTCAAGGAGCAGATCAGGTTCAAGAGGTCGTAAACCGTACCGTACCAGCAAATACACAGGGGCTGGACACCGAGGAAGCAGCCGCAGTCGCAGCCGCTCGCCCTATCGGGGTGGGCGCTACTCTCGCAGCAG CCCCATGTCTTCGAGGCGGCGCCATGTCGGTAACCGGGACAACCCCTGCCCCTCCCGATGCCTTGGTGTCTTCGGCCTATCAATCTATACGACTGAGCAGCAGATTCATCAAATCTTCTCCAAATATGGTCCAGTCGAACGAGTGCAAGTCGTCATTGATGCCAAG ACTGGACGGTCGAGAGGCTTTTGCTTTGTATACTTTGAGTCATCTGAAGATGCTAAAGTCGCCAAGGAACAGTGTACAGGAATGGAGATTGATGGTCGACGGATACGAGTAGATTTTTCTATTACTCAACGAGCACATACACCAACTCCCGGCATTTATATGGGGAAGCCAACTCATTTGCATGATAGAAGTTGGGAAGGAGGATCCAGACGTAGAGA agGGAGTGGATACAGAGGAAGCCATAGGAGGTCACCCAGCCCTTATTATAACAGTAGTAGTCGTCGCCGCACACGCTATGAACGGTCAAGGTCACGGTCATATTCGCCCC GTTTTGAATCAAGAGGTATTGGATGA
- the LOC124213168 gene encoding transformer 2 isoform X4: MSDIERSGSRSASPRRPRTADGGPRDSRSRSRSRKSRERKESHRPNKDYSRSRSRSGSRGRKPYRTSKYTGAGHRGSSRSRSRSPYRGGRYSRSSPMSSRRRHVGNRDNPCPSRCLGVFGLSIYTTEQQIHQIFSKYGPVERVQVVIDAKTGRSRGFCFVYFESSEDAKVAKEQCTGMEIDGRRIRVDFSITQRAHTPTPGIYMGKPTHLHDRSWEGGSRRREGSGYRGSHRRSPSPYYNSSSRRRTRYERSRSRSYSPPGAISVVESRPLVLRSVCCVF, encoded by the exons ATGAGTGACATAGAG cGAAGTGGTAGTCGCAGCGCTAGCCCCAGAAGGCCAAGAACAGCAGATGGAGGACCGAGAGATTCGCGTTCCAGATCCAGATCACGCAAGTCAAGGGAAAGGAAGGAGAGTCATCGTCCAAACAAGGACTATTCAAGGTCAAGGAGCAGATCAGGTTCAAGAGGTCGTAAACCGTACCGTACCAGCAAATACACAGGGGCTGGACACCGAGGAAGCAGCCGCAGTCGCAGCCGCTCGCCCTATCGGGGTGGGCGCTACTCTCGCAGCAG CCCCATGTCTTCGAGGCGGCGCCATGTCGGTAACCGGGACAACCCCTGCCCCTCCCGATGCCTTGGTGTCTTCGGCCTATCAATCTATACGACTGAGCAGCAGATTCATCAAATCTTCTCCAAATATGGTCCAGTCGAACGAGTGCAAGTCGTCATTGATGCCAAG ACTGGACGGTCGAGAGGCTTTTGCTTTGTATACTTTGAGTCATCTGAAGATGCTAAAGTCGCCAAGGAACAGTGTACAGGAATGGAGATTGATGGTCGACGGATACGAGTAGATTTTTCTATTACTCAACGAGCACATACACCAACTCCCGGCATTTATATGGGGAAGCCAACTCATTTGCATGATAGAAGTTGGGAAGGAGGATCCAGACGTAGAGA agGGAGTGGATACAGAGGAAGCCATAGGAGGTCACCCAGCCCTTATTATAACAGTAGTAGTCGTCGCCGCACACGCTATGAACGGTCAAGGTCACGGTCATATTCGCCCC CTGGTGCTATTTCCGTCGTAGAGTCTCGGCCGTTGGTTCTACGCTCtgtttgctgcgttttctga
- the Blos1 gene encoding biogenesis of lysosome-related organelles complex 1 subunit 1: MLSSIVKEHQSKHSARKERQEQKRKEAVQAANNLTQALVDHLNVGVAQAYLNQKRLDAEAKQLQHSATSFAKQTQAWLNLVESFSSALKEIGDAENWARSIEGDMRTIATALEYSYKATQETQEAQGTQAPNEPSRPTNPQSIN, encoded by the exons ATGTTGTCATCAATTGTGAAAGAACACCAGAGCAAACATTCAGCTAGAAAAGAAAggcaag AACAAAAGCGCAAGGAAGCCGTTCAGGCAGCAAATAATTTGACTCAAGCTCTCGTTGATCATTTGAACGTTGG GGTTGCTCAGGCTTATTTGAATCAAAAGAGATTGGATGCAGAAGCTAAACAATTGCAGCACAGCGCAACCAGTTTTGCCAAGCAGACGCAAGCTTGGCTCAACTTGGTCGAAAGTTTTTCTAGTGCTCTAAAAGAAATTGGTGATGCCGAAAATTGGGCAAGAAGTATAGAAGGTGACATGAGAACAATTGCCACTGCTCTAGAATATTCCTATAAAG CAACCCAGGAAACCCAGGAAGCACAAGGAACACAAGCACCCAACGAGCCTTCACGTCCTACTAATCCTCAATCTATAAATTAG
- the LOC124213168 gene encoding transformer 2 isoform X2 has protein sequence MSDIERSGSRSASPRRPRTADGGPRDSRSRSRSRKSRERKESHRPNKDYSRSRSRSGSRGRKPYRTSKYTGAGHRGSSRSRSRSPYRGGRYSRSRSRSYSRSRYSRERDRNIYRSHSRSPMSSRRRHVGNRDNPCPSRCLGVFGLSIYTTEQQIHQIFSKYGPVERVQVVIDAKTGRSRGFCFVYFESSEDAKVAKEQCTGMEIDGRRIRVDFSITQRAHTPTPGIYMGKPTHLHDRSWEGGSRRREGSGYRGSHRRSPSPYYNSSSRRRTRYERSRSRSYSPRFESRGIG, from the exons ATGAGTGACATAGAG cGAAGTGGTAGTCGCAGCGCTAGCCCCAGAAGGCCAAGAACAGCAGATGGAGGACCGAGAGATTCGCGTTCCAGATCCAGATCACGCAAGTCAAGGGAAAGGAAGGAGAGTCATCGTCCAAACAAGGACTATTCAAGGTCAAGGAGCAGATCAGGTTCAAGAGGTCGTAAACCGTACCGTACCAGCAAATACACAGGGGCTGGACACCGAGGAAGCAGCCGCAGTCGCAGCCGCTCGCCCTATCGGGGTGGGCGCTACTCTCGCAGCAGGTCTCGTTCGTACTCGCGCTCGCGCTACTCTCGCGAGAGAGACAGGAACATTTACCGATCGCACTCCCGCAGCCCCATGTCTTCGAGGCGGCGCCATGTCGGTAACCGGGACAACCCCTGCCCCTCCCGATGCCTTGGTGTCTTCGGCCTATCAATCTATACGACTGAGCAGCAGATTCATCAAATCTTCTCCAAATATGGTCCAGTCGAACGAGTGCAAGTCGTCATTGATGCCAAG ACTGGACGGTCGAGAGGCTTTTGCTTTGTATACTTTGAGTCATCTGAAGATGCTAAAGTCGCCAAGGAACAGTGTACAGGAATGGAGATTGATGGTCGACGGATACGAGTAGATTTTTCTATTACTCAACGAGCACATACACCAACTCCCGGCATTTATATGGGGAAGCCAACTCATTTGCATGATAGAAGTTGGGAAGGAGGATCCAGACGTAGAGA agGGAGTGGATACAGAGGAAGCCATAGGAGGTCACCCAGCCCTTATTATAACAGTAGTAGTCGTCGCCGCACACGCTATGAACGGTCAAGGTCACGGTCATATTCGCCCC GTTTTGAATCAAGAGGTATTGGATGA